The Methylobacterium currus genome contains a region encoding:
- a CDS encoding ABC transporter permease: MHGSFSRLPGATPGRPSRLPLTLRLALRELRGGLRGFTVLLVCIAIGVATIAGVASLSRSLSDGLAREGRRILGGDVTFGLIHREASPQEKAFLDARGRVSAVGFTRAMASAGEKGAALVELKAVGPDYPAVGELTTEPPMPPAAIFAARDGIYGAAADPALLARLDLKLGDRLNLGGAEIELRTVLVSEPDKIAGGIGFGPRLMVSLDGLRATGLVQPGSLNRFVYRVMLPQGDDAAVERAMTEARAALPDAGWEIRSRLNADPRFARSIERFTQFLTLVGLTALLVGGVGVANAVRAFVDRKRASIATLKSLGAPGSQVVGIYLTQVMLIAGIGILAGLVVGAVLPFALDAAFGSLLPLPLNPTLAPGELVVAALYGVLTALAFAIGPLGRAHDIAVSGLFRDAVDPDRRWPRPRYLGILGLALASLVALALTTAYDRWVALIFIVAAGLAFGLLRLVAFGLMDLARRLPRPARAAPRLALANLHRPGALTPSIVLSLGLGITLLVTLSLIDANITRTLTRSLPAKAPSLFFLDIPSREADAFDQFLGRAAPRAKIERVPMMRGRITALNGVPAGQIKAGEDAAWVLDGDRGITYAEDLPDGSRITAGQWWKGDEAKKPLVSFDDQLARSLNLKVGDTVTVNVLGRSLTVAIANLRHVEWRNLGINFVMVFSPGTFRGAPHSDLATLTLPEGPDSALEARILRDAAKEFPSVSSVRVKDALDAVNDLVGKLVFAIRGASAVAVATSLFVLAGALAAGHRARLYDAVVLKTLGATRARLLSAYTMEYGALGLATAVFGLVAGTLAGWVILTKVMHLDFALDLSGALLAALLAVVVAVGLGLAGTWRILGQKPAQYLRNL, translated from the coding sequence ATGCACGGCAGCTTTTCCCGCCTCCCGGGCGCCACGCCGGGCCGTCCCTCGCGCCTGCCGCTCACCTTGCGTCTGGCGCTCCGCGAATTGCGCGGAGGCCTGCGCGGCTTCACGGTGCTGCTCGTCTGCATCGCCATCGGGGTCGCCACCATCGCGGGCGTCGCCTCGCTGTCGCGCTCGCTTTCGGACGGGCTCGCCCGTGAGGGCCGCCGGATCCTGGGCGGCGACGTCACCTTCGGGCTGATCCACCGCGAGGCGAGCCCGCAGGAAAAGGCCTTCTTGGACGCGCGGGGCCGCGTCTCGGCGGTGGGCTTCACCCGCGCCATGGCGTCGGCGGGCGAGAAGGGCGCGGCGCTCGTCGAGCTGAAGGCGGTCGGGCCCGATTATCCCGCGGTCGGCGAGCTGACGACCGAGCCGCCCATGCCGCCCGCCGCGATCTTCGCCGCCCGCGACGGCATCTACGGCGCCGCCGCCGATCCGGCCCTGCTCGCCCGCCTCGACCTCAAGCTCGGGGACCGTCTCAACCTCGGCGGGGCCGAGATCGAGCTGCGCACGGTCCTGGTCAGCGAGCCGGACAAGATCGCCGGCGGCATCGGCTTCGGGCCCCGCCTGATGGTGTCGCTCGACGGCTTGCGCGCCACCGGCCTCGTCCAGCCCGGCAGCCTCAACCGCTTCGTCTACCGGGTGATGCTGCCGCAGGGCGACGACGCGGCGGTCGAGCGGGCGATGACCGAGGCCCGCGCCGCCCTGCCCGACGCCGGATGGGAGATCCGCTCGCGGCTCAACGCCGATCCGCGCTTCGCCCGCAGCATCGAGCGCTTCACCCAGTTCCTCACGCTCGTCGGCCTCACCGCGCTCCTCGTCGGCGGCGTCGGCGTCGCCAACGCGGTGCGGGCCTTCGTCGACCGCAAGCGCGCCTCGATCGCGACCCTCAAGAGCCTCGGCGCGCCGGGCAGCCAGGTGGTCGGCATCTACCTGACCCAGGTGATGCTGATCGCCGGGATCGGCATCCTGGCCGGCCTCGTCGTCGGCGCTGTCCTGCCCTTCGCCCTCGACGCGGCGTTCGGCTCCCTGCTGCCGCTGCCGCTCAACCCGACGCTGGCGCCGGGCGAGCTCGTCGTCGCGGCCCTCTACGGCGTGCTGACGGCGCTCGCCTTCGCGATCGGGCCGCTCGGCCGCGCCCACGATATCGCGGTGTCGGGGCTGTTCCGCGACGCGGTCGATCCCGACCGGCGCTGGCCGCGGCCGCGCTACCTCGGCATCCTCGGCCTCGCGCTGGCGAGCCTCGTCGCCCTGGCGCTGACCACCGCCTATGACCGCTGGGTAGCCCTGATCTTCATCGTCGCGGCGGGCCTCGCCTTCGGGCTGCTCCGTCTCGTCGCCTTCGGGCTGATGGACCTGGCGCGCCGCCTGCCCCGTCCGGCCCGGGCCGCGCCGCGGCTGGCGCTCGCCAACCTCCACCGGCCCGGCGCGCTGACGCCCTCGATCGTGCTGTCCCTCGGCCTCGGCATCACGCTCCTCGTGACCTTGAGCCTGATCGACGCCAACATCACCCGGACCCTGACCCGCTCGCTGCCGGCCAAGGCGCCGAGCCTGTTCTTCCTCGACATCCCGAGCCGCGAAGCGGACGCCTTCGACCAGTTCCTCGGGCGGGCCGCGCCGCGGGCCAAGATCGAGCGGGTGCCGATGATGCGCGGGCGGATCACGGCGCTGAACGGCGTGCCGGCGGGCCAGATCAAGGCCGGCGAGGACGCCGCCTGGGTGCTCGACGGCGACCGCGGCATCACCTACGCCGAGGACCTGCCGGACGGCTCTCGGATCACCGCCGGGCAATGGTGGAAGGGCGACGAGGCGAAGAAGCCGCTGGTCTCCTTCGACGACCAGCTTGCCCGCAGCCTGAACCTCAAGGTCGGCGATACGGTCACCGTCAACGTGCTAGGGCGCAGCCTCACCGTCGCGATCGCCAATTTGCGTCACGTCGAGTGGCGCAACCTCGGCATCAACTTCGTGATGGTCTTCTCGCCAGGCACCTTCCGGGGCGCGCCGCACAGCGACCTCGCGACCCTGACCCTGCCCGAGGGGCCGGATTCCGCCCTCGAAGCCCGGATCCTGCGCGACGCCGCCAAGGAATTCCCCTCGGTGAGCAGCGTGCGGGTGAAGGACGCCCTCGACGCGGTCAACGACCTCGTCGGCAAGCTCGTCTTCGCGATCCGCGGCGCCAGCGCGGTGGCGGTGGCGACCAGCCTGTTCGTCCTCGCCGGGGCGCTCGCCGCCGGCCACCGGGCCCGGCTCTACGACGCGGTGGTGCTCAAGACGCTCGGCGCCACAAGGGCGCGGCTCCTCTCCGCCTACACGATGGAGTACGGCGCCCTCGGCCTCGCCACCGCCGTCTTCGGCCTCGTCGCTGGCACCCTGGCGGGCTGGGTGATCCTCACCAAGGTCATGCATCTCGACTTCGCCCTCGACCTGTCGGGGGCGCTGCTCGCGGCCCTGCTGGCGGTCGTCGTGGCGGTGGGGCTCGGGCTTGCCGGCACCTGGCGCATCCTCGGCCAGAAGCCGGCGCAGTACCTACGAAATCTCTAG
- a CDS encoding ABC transporter ATP-binding protein codes for MTDKATGPAIALDGVDLSLGRGAARVHILKGISLSVAPGEAVGLVGPSGSGKSTLLMTMAGLERPDSGRVVVGGTDLAGLDEDALARFRGRRIGIVFQSFHLVPTMTALENVALPLELADASDAHARAARELEAVGLRHRLHHYPAQLSGGEQQRVAIARAVAPEPAILVADEPTGNLDEATGAQIVDLLFALKRDRGATLVLVTHDPGLARLCDRTVRLRSGLIDEAVSA; via the coding sequence ATGACCGACAAGGCCACCGGACCGGCGATCGCGCTCGACGGCGTCGATCTCAGCCTCGGCCGCGGCGCTGCCCGGGTCCACATCCTCAAGGGCATCTCGCTGTCCGTCGCCCCGGGCGAGGCGGTCGGCCTCGTCGGTCCCTCGGGCTCGGGCAAGTCGACCCTGCTGATGACCATGGCGGGGCTGGAGCGGCCGGATTCCGGCCGGGTCGTGGTCGGGGGCACCGATCTCGCCGGGCTCGACGAGGACGCGCTGGCGCGGTTCCGCGGCCGGCGCATCGGCATCGTGTTCCAGTCCTTCCACCTCGTCCCGACCATGACGGCGTTGGAGAACGTCGCGTTGCCGCTCGAACTGGCGGATGCGTCCGACGCCCATGCGCGGGCGGCGCGGGAGCTGGAGGCGGTCGGCCTGAGGCACCGCCTGCACCATTACCCGGCCCAGCTCTCCGGCGGCGAGCAGCAGCGCGTCGCCATCGCCCGGGCGGTGGCGCCGGAGCCGGCGATCCTGGTGGCCGACGAGCCGACCGGCAACCTCGACGAGGCGACAGGTGCCCAGATCGTCGACTTGCTCTTCGCCCTCAAGCGCGACCGCGGCGCCACCCTGGTGCTGGTGACCCACGATCCCGGCCTCGCCCGGCTGTGCGACCGCACGGTGCGGCTGCGCTCGGGGCTGATCGACGAAGCGGTGAGCGCGTAA
- a CDS encoding arylesterase encodes MTLVTPLRAQDTKTRPLTLVALGDSLTAGYGLPADAAFPVQLEAALKAKGQAVTVANAGVSGDTTTGGLDRVEWSVPDGTDGVILELGANDMLRGTDPAVTEKALDAIIAKLKARGIPVLLAGMRAAPNLGPDYGKRFDAIYPKLAERYGLILYPFFLDGVAGDRSLTLADGLHPTRAGVTRVVAGILPSVEAFLTRLRQGP; translated from the coding sequence ATGACGCTCGTGACGCCGCTTCGCGCTCAAGACACCAAGACGCGCCCCCTGACCCTCGTCGCCCTCGGCGACAGCCTCACGGCGGGCTACGGCCTGCCGGCGGATGCCGCCTTCCCGGTCCAGCTCGAAGCCGCCCTGAAGGCGAAGGGCCAGGCCGTGACGGTCGCCAATGCGGGCGTCTCCGGCGACACCACGACGGGCGGGCTCGACCGGGTCGAGTGGTCGGTGCCGGACGGGACCGACGGTGTGATCCTGGAGCTCGGCGCCAACGACATGCTGCGTGGCACCGACCCGGCGGTGACCGAGAAGGCCCTCGATGCGATCATCGCCAAGCTGAAGGCCCGCGGCATTCCGGTCCTGCTCGCCGGCATGCGGGCGGCGCCGAATCTCGGGCCCGATTACGGCAAGCGCTTCGACGCGATCTACCCGAAGCTCGCCGAGCGCTACGGCCTGATCCTCTACCCGTTCTTCCTCGACGGCGTCGCGGGCGACCGGAGCCTCACCCTCGCCGACGGCCTGCACCCGACCCGAGCCGGGGTGACGCGGGTGGTCGCCGGCATCCTGCCGAGCGTCGAGGCGTTCCTGACGCGCCTGCGCCAGGGGCCCTGA
- the thpR gene encoding RNA 2',3'-cyclic phosphodiesterase — protein MPRLFTGIEVPPETGLSLSAFRGGLPGARWVEPADYHVTLRFIGDVDGGLAEEITEALAEIRPRPPLTVVLDDLAVFGGEKPHALFARVVPDPDLAELQAEHERILRQLGVAPDTRRFTPHVTLARLKRGAGPDGVAQYLAMQPVFSRVSFTARRVALYSARDSVGGGPYVVEAAYPLLQDEA, from the coding sequence ATGCCGCGCCTGTTCACCGGAATCGAGGTTCCGCCCGAGACCGGGCTGAGCCTAAGCGCCTTCCGGGGCGGCTTGCCCGGCGCCCGCTGGGTCGAGCCCGCCGATTACCACGTCACCCTGCGCTTCATCGGCGACGTCGATGGCGGGCTCGCCGAGGAGATCACCGAGGCGCTCGCCGAGATCCGGCCCCGCCCGCCCCTGACCGTCGTCCTCGACGACTTGGCGGTCTTCGGCGGCGAGAAGCCGCACGCGCTCTTCGCCCGCGTCGTGCCCGATCCCGACCTCGCCGAACTGCAGGCGGAGCACGAGCGCATCCTGCGCCAACTCGGCGTCGCCCCCGATACGCGTCGCTTCACGCCCCACGTCACCCTCGCCCGCCTCAAGCGCGGCGCGGGGCCGGACGGGGTGGCCCAGTACCTGGCGATGCAGCCGGTTTTCTCGCGGGTTTCGTTCACGGCGCGGCGGGTCGCCCTGTACTCGGCGCGGGACTCGGTGGGCGGCGGGCCCTACGTGGTGGAAGCGGCCTATCCGCTGCTTCAGGACGAGGCGTGA
- a CDS encoding ABC transporter substrate-binding protein translates to MRRAFRRAGLALAATLCATAAQAQVSDDVVKIGVLSDMSAAQADSTGPGSVTAARMAVEDFGGTVLGKRIEVVSADHQNKPDVGSNIVRQWLELQQVDVVADVPTSSVALAVQNLTRERHRLFLNSSAGSSDLSGPACSPNAIHWTYDTYSLANGTAGPLVSQGASSWYFVTADYAFGHALERDTSQAVARAGGKVIGSVRHPMGMADFSSALLQAQASGAKVIALADPVGDTATAAKQAGEFGIQQQGQKLVGLLIDVVDLRAIGLETAQGMLLTTSFYWDRDDETRAFAQRFLKRHGRMPTQFQAGVYSSIANYLKAVQAAGTDAAKAVVAKMRETPVNDFYAKNGRVREDGRMVHDMYLMQVKAPAESTGEWDLLKPIATIPGDRAFRPIEAGNCPYVGKAG, encoded by the coding sequence ATGAGACGAGCCTTTCGGCGCGCCGGCCTGGCGCTGGCCGCGACCCTGTGCGCGACTGCGGCGCAGGCACAGGTCTCCGACGACGTGGTGAAGATCGGCGTCCTATCGGACATGAGCGCCGCCCAGGCCGACAGCACCGGCCCCGGCTCGGTCACCGCCGCCCGGATGGCGGTGGAGGATTTCGGCGGCACGGTCCTGGGCAAGCGGATCGAGGTCGTCTCCGCCGACCACCAGAACAAGCCGGATGTCGGCTCGAACATCGTCCGCCAGTGGCTCGAGTTGCAGCAGGTCGACGTCGTCGCCGACGTGCCGACCTCGTCGGTGGCGCTCGCCGTGCAGAACCTGACCCGCGAGCGCCACCGCCTGTTCCTGAACTCGTCGGCCGGCTCCTCCGACCTGTCCGGCCCGGCCTGCTCGCCGAACGCGATCCACTGGACCTACGACACCTATTCGCTCGCCAACGGCACCGCCGGCCCGCTCGTGTCCCAGGGCGCCAGTTCCTGGTACTTCGTCACCGCCGATTACGCCTTCGGCCACGCGCTGGAGCGCGACACCAGCCAGGCGGTCGCCCGGGCCGGCGGCAAGGTGATCGGCTCGGTGCGCCACCCGATGGGGATGGCGGATTTCTCCTCGGCGCTGCTCCAGGCGCAGGCCTCGGGCGCCAAGGTGATCGCGCTCGCCGATCCGGTCGGCGACACCGCGACGGCGGCCAAGCAGGCGGGCGAGTTCGGCATCCAGCAGCAGGGCCAGAAGCTCGTCGGGCTCCTGATCGACGTGGTCGACCTGCGGGCGATCGGCCTCGAGACCGCGCAGGGCATGCTGCTCACCACGAGCTTCTACTGGGACCGCGACGACGAGACCCGGGCCTTCGCCCAGCGGTTCCTCAAGCGCCACGGCCGCATGCCGACGCAGTTCCAGGCCGGCGTCTATTCCAGCATCGCCAACTACCTGAAGGCGGTGCAGGCCGCCGGGACCGACGCGGCGAAGGCCGTCGTCGCGAAGATGCGCGAGACCCCGGTCAACGACTTCTACGCCAAGAACGGCCGCGTGCGCGAGGATGGCCGCATGGTCCACGACATGTACCTGATGCAGGTGAAGGCGCCGGCCGAATCGACCGGTGAGTGGGACCTGCTCAAGCCGATCGCGACGATTCCCGGCGACCGGGCGTTCCGGCCGATCGAGGCGGGCAACTGCCCCTATGTCGGCAAGGCGGGGTGA
- the coaA gene encoding type I pantothenate kinase produces MAPTLGAAELAASLDEATDHLSPYRVFSREEWAHLRADTPLTLTAEDVMRLQSLNDPISLEEVIAIYLPLSRLLSLYVAATQGLFKATQRFLLAEREVKVPYIIGVAGSVAVGKSTTARVLKALLARWPNTPKVDLVTTDGFLFPNAELNRLGLMERKGFPESYDTPTLLRFLADIKAGKRHVAAPLYSHLVYDVVPGETTVVDRPDILIVEGLNVLQPARLPRDGTAIPFVSDFFDFSVYLDAHEEDLHRWYVNRFLRLRHTAFRDPLSYFRKYAEISEEEALGIADGLWTRINLLNLRDNIVPTRQRASLILAKGASHRIESVALRRL; encoded by the coding sequence ATGGCTCCGACCCTCGGCGCGGCGGAGCTGGCGGCGAGCCTCGACGAGGCGACCGACCACCTCTCGCCCTACCGGGTCTTCTCCCGCGAGGAATGGGCGCACCTGCGCGCCGACACGCCGCTCACCCTCACGGCCGAGGACGTGATGCGGCTGCAATCGCTCAACGACCCGATCTCGCTCGAGGAGGTCATCGCGATCTACCTGCCGCTGTCGCGGCTGCTCTCGCTCTACGTCGCGGCGACGCAGGGGCTGTTCAAGGCGACCCAGCGCTTCCTCCTCGCCGAGCGCGAGGTGAAGGTGCCCTACATCATCGGGGTCGCCGGCTCGGTCGCGGTCGGCAAGTCGACCACCGCCCGGGTGCTCAAGGCGCTGCTCGCCCGCTGGCCCAACACCCCGAAGGTCGACCTCGTCACCACCGACGGGTTCCTGTTCCCGAACGCGGAGCTGAACCGCCTCGGCCTGATGGAGCGCAAGGGTTTTCCGGAGAGCTACGACACCCCGACGCTGCTGCGCTTCCTTGCCGACATCAAGGCCGGCAAGCGCCACGTCGCGGCGCCGCTCTACTCGCACCTCGTCTACGACGTGGTGCCGGGGGAGACCACGGTGGTGGACCGGCCCGACATCCTGATCGTCGAGGGTCTGAACGTGCTCCAGCCCGCCCGCCTGCCGCGGGACGGCACGGCAATCCCGTTCGTCTCGGACTTCTTCGACTTCTCGGTCTATCTCGACGCCCACGAGGAAGACCTGCACCGCTGGTACGTCAACCGCTTCCTGCGTCTCCGCCACACCGCCTTCCGCGACCCGCTCTCCTATTTCCGCAAATACGCGGAGATCAGCGAGGAGGAGGCGCTCGGCATCGCCGACGGGCTGTGGACCCGCATCAACCTCCTGAACCTGCGCGACAACATCGTGCCGACGCGCCAGCGCGCCAGCCTGATCCTCGCCAAGGGTGCGAGCCACCGCATCGAGAGCGTGGCGTTGCGCCGGCTGTAG
- a CDS encoding phosphoribosyl-ATP diphosphatase — MTTFTLADLDRIVRERAAAAPEESYTAKLVAGGPARPAKKLGEEAVEAAIAAVQGDREGLTAEAADVLYHLLVVLRAAEVPLEAVMAELERRTAQSGIAEKASRRPA, encoded by the coding sequence ATGACCACCTTCACCCTCGCCGACCTCGACCGCATCGTCCGCGAGCGCGCCGCCGCCGCGCCGGAGGAATCCTACACCGCCAAGCTCGTCGCCGGCGGGCCGGCCCGGCCGGCCAAGAAGCTCGGCGAGGAGGCGGTCGAGGCGGCGATCGCAGCCGTGCAGGGCGACCGCGAGGGGCTGACGGCGGAGGCCGCGGACGTGCTCTACCACCTGCTCGTGGTTCTCCGGGCCGCCGAGGTGCCGCTCGAGGCGGTGATGGCGGAGCTGGAGCGGCGCACGGCCCAGAGCGGCATCGCCGAGAAGGCGTCGAGGAGGCCGGCATGA
- the hisF gene encoding imidazole glycerol phosphate synthase subunit HisF: protein MLKTRIIPCLDVKDGRVVKGVQFLELRDAGDPVEAAKAYDRAGADELCFLDITASHEDRGILLDAVSRTAEACFMPLTVGGGVRKVEDIRTLLLAGADKVSINTAAVNDPDLVARAAEKFGAQCIVVAIDAKRVSGEGEPPRWEIFTHGGRKPTGIDAIDFARTVAGKGAGELLVTSMDRDGMRSGYDIGLTRAISDAVNVPVIASGGVGSLDDLVAGVRDGGASAVLAASIFHFGQHTVAEAKAHMAAAGLAMRLDPTP from the coding sequence GTGCTCAAGACCCGCATCATCCCCTGCCTCGACGTCAAGGACGGCCGCGTCGTCAAGGGCGTGCAGTTCCTCGAGCTGCGCGACGCCGGCGACCCGGTCGAGGCCGCCAAGGCCTATGACCGCGCCGGGGCCGACGAGCTCTGCTTCCTCGACATCACGGCGAGCCACGAGGACCGGGGCATCCTGCTCGACGCGGTGAGCCGCACGGCGGAGGCCTGCTTCATGCCGCTCACCGTCGGCGGCGGGGTGCGCAAGGTCGAGGACATCCGCACCCTGCTGCTCGCCGGGGCCGACAAGGTCTCGATCAACACCGCGGCGGTGAACGATCCGGACCTGGTGGCAAGGGCGGCGGAGAAGTTCGGCGCGCAGTGCATCGTGGTGGCGATCGACGCCAAGCGGGTCTCGGGCGAGGGCGAGCCGCCCCGCTGGGAGATCTTCACCCATGGCGGCCGGAAGCCCACCGGGATCGACGCGATCGACTTCGCCCGCACCGTGGCGGGGAAGGGCGCCGGCGAGCTGCTGGTCACCTCGATGGACCGCGACGGCATGCGCTCGGGCTACGACATCGGGCTCACCCGGGCGATCAGCGACGCGGTGAACGTTCCGGTCATCGCCTCGGGCGGCGTCGGCAGCCTCGACGACCTCGTCGCCGGCGTGCGCGACGGCGGCGCCAGCGCGGTGCTGGCGGCTTCGATCTTCCATTTCGGCCAGCACACCGTGGCGGAGGCCAAGGCCCACATGGCGGCGGCGGGCCTGGCGATGCGGCTCGATCCGACGCCCTGA